The Macaca fascicularis isolate 582-1 chromosome 1, T2T-MFA8v1.1 genome includes a window with the following:
- the CD5L gene encoding CD5 antigen-like — translation MALLFSLILAICTRPGFLASPPGVRLVGGLHRCEGRVEVRQNGQWGTVCDDGWDIKDVAVVCRELGCGVANGTPSGILYEPPAENEQKVFIQEVNCTGTEDTLAQCEQEEAYNCLHNEDAGALCENPESPLSPVPENVRLADGPGRCKGRVEVKHQNRWYSVCQTGWSLRAAKVVCRQLGCGRAVLTQKRCNKPAQGQRSIWLSQMSCSGREATLQDCPSGPWGKSTCIHDEDTWVECEDPFDLRLVGGDKLCSGRLEVLHKGVWGSVCDDNWGEKEDQVVCKQLDCGKSLSPSFKDRKSYGPGVGRIWLDNVRCLGEEQSLEQCQHRFWGYHDCTHQEDVAVICSG, via the exons ATGGCTCTGCTATTCTCCTTGATCCTTG CCATTTGCACCAGACCTGGATTCCTAG CGTCTCCACCTGGAGTGCGGTTGGTGGGGGGCCTCCACCGCTGTGAAGGGCGGGTGGAGGTGAGACAGAATGGCCAGTGGGGCACCGTGTGTGATGACGGCTGGGACATTAAGGATGTGGCTGTGGTGTGCCGGGAGCTGGGCTGTGGAGTGGCCAACGGAACCCCCAGTGGTATTTTATATGAGCCACCAGCAGAAAACGAGCAAAAGGTCTTCATCCAAGAGGTCAATTGCACAGGAACAGAAGATACACTGGCTCAATGTGAGCAAGAAGAAGCTTACAATTGTTTACATAATGAAGATGCTGGGGCATTGTGTGAGA aCCCAGAGAGCCCTTTATCCCCAGTCCCAGAGAATGTCAGGCTGGCTGATGGCCCTGGGCGTTGCAAGGGACGCGTGGAAGTGAAGCACCAGAACCGGTGGTATAGTGTGTGCCAGACTGGCTGGAGCCTCCGGGCCGCAAAGGTGGTGTGCCGGCAGCTGGGATGTGGGAGGGCTGTACTGACTCAAAAACGCTGCAACAAGCCTGCCCAGGGCCAAAGATCCATCTGGCTGAGCCAGATGTCATGCTCAGGACGAGAAGCAACCCTTCAGGATTGCCCTTCTGGGCCTTGGGGGAAGAGCACCTGCATCCATGATGAAGACACGTGGGTCGAATGTGAAG ATCCCTTTGACTTGAGACTAGTAGGAGGAGACAAGCTCTGCTCTGGGCGACTGGAGGTGCTGCACAAGGGCGTATGGGGCTCTGTCTGTGATGATAATTGGGGAGAAAAGGAGGACCAGGTGGTATGCAAGCAACTGGACTGTGGGAAGTCCCTCTCCCCGTCCTTCAAAGACCGGAAAAGCTATGGCCCTGGGGTTGGCCGCATCTGGCTGGATAATGTTCGTTGCTTAGGAGAGGAGCAGTCCCTGGAGCAGTGCCAGCACAGATTTTGGGGATATCATGACTGCACCCACCAGGAAGATGTGGCTGTCATCTGCTCAG GATAA